From Pseudomonas poae, the proteins below share one genomic window:
- a CDS encoding bifunctional prephenate dehydrogenase/3-phosphoshikimate 1-carboxyvinyltransferase produces the protein MIGRLVVVGLGLIGGSFAKGLRESGLCGEVVGVDLDPQSRKLAVELGVVDRCEADLALACQGADVIQLAVPILAMEKLLAVLSGMDLGQAILTDVGSAKGNVVRAAQLAFGGMPSRFVPGHPIAGSEQSGVEASNAQLFRRHKVILTPLEQTDPAALAVVDRLWRELGADVEHMQVERHDEVLAATSHLPHLLAFGLVDSLAKRNENLEIFRYAAGGFRDFTRIAGSDPVMWHDIFLANREAVLRTLDTFRSDLDALRDAVDAGDGHQLLGVFTRARVAREHFSKILARRAYMETAVNADELTFLANPGGRLSGQIRVPGDKSISHRSIMLGSLAEGVTEIEGFLEGEDALATLQAFRDMGVVIEGPHHGRVTIHGVGLHGLKPAPGPIYLGNSGTSMRLLSGLLAAQRFDSVLTGDASLSKRPMNRVANPLREMGAVIETGPDGRPPLTILGGQALKGVAYSMPMASAQVKSCLLLAGLYAEGKTAVTEPAPTRDHTERMLRGFGYPVTVEGATASVEAGHALTATHIEVPGDISSSAFFLVAASIAEGSELLLEHVGINPTRTGVIDILRLMGADITLQNQREVGGEPVADLRVRAAALKGIEIPEALVPLAIDEFPVLFVAAACAAGRTVLRGAAELRVKESDRIQVMADGLLALGVKCEPTPDGIIIDGGLIGGGEVHAEGDHRIAMAFSVASLRAAAPIRIRDCANVATSFPNFLTLCAQVGIRVAQEAQL, from the coding sequence ATGATCGGTCGCCTGGTGGTGGTCGGTCTGGGGTTGATCGGCGGCTCCTTCGCCAAAGGCCTGCGTGAAAGCGGGCTGTGCGGCGAAGTGGTCGGGGTGGACCTGGACCCGCAATCGCGCAAACTGGCGGTAGAGCTGGGCGTGGTGGATCGCTGTGAAGCAGATCTGGCGCTTGCGTGCCAGGGCGCGGACGTGATCCAGCTGGCCGTGCCGATCCTGGCTATGGAGAAGTTGCTGGCGGTGCTGTCCGGCATGGACTTGGGGCAGGCGATCCTCACGGACGTCGGCAGTGCCAAGGGCAATGTGGTGCGTGCGGCGCAGCTGGCGTTTGGCGGCATGCCGTCGCGCTTTGTGCCGGGCCATCCGATTGCCGGCTCCGAGCAGAGCGGGGTGGAGGCCTCCAATGCGCAACTGTTCCGTCGCCATAAGGTGATCCTGACGCCGCTTGAGCAAACCGACCCGGCGGCCTTGGCCGTGGTGGACCGTCTGTGGCGCGAGCTGGGGGCGGATGTGGAGCATATGCAGGTCGAACGCCACGACGAAGTGCTGGCGGCGACCAGTCATTTGCCGCATTTGCTGGCGTTTGGCTTGGTGGACTCCTTGGCCAAGCGCAACGAAAACCTCGAGATTTTCCGTTACGCCGCCGGTGGCTTCCGCGATTTCACGCGGATTGCCGGCAGTGACCCGGTGATGTGGCACGACATCTTCCTCGCCAATCGCGAAGCGGTGTTGCGCACCCTGGACACCTTCCGCAGCGACCTCGACGCCTTGCGCGACGCGGTCGATGCAGGTGATGGCCATCAATTATTGGGCGTGTTCACCCGTGCGCGAGTGGCGCGTGAGCATTTCAGCAAGATCCTGGCGCGCCGGGCCTATATGGAAACTGCTGTGAACGCCGATGAGCTGACCTTTCTCGCCAACCCGGGCGGCCGCTTGAGCGGGCAGATTCGGGTGCCGGGCGACAAGTCGATCTCCCATCGCTCGATCATGCTCGGTTCATTGGCTGAAGGCGTGACAGAGATCGAAGGTTTCCTTGAAGGCGAAGATGCCCTGGCGACCTTGCAGGCTTTTCGTGACATGGGTGTAGTGATTGAGGGGCCGCACCATGGGCGCGTGACTATTCACGGGGTGGGCTTGCATGGCTTGAAGCCCGCGCCAGGGCCGATCTACCTGGGTAACTCCGGCACGTCCATGCGCCTGCTGTCCGGGTTGCTGGCGGCGCAGCGCTTTGACAGCGTGTTGACCGGCGATGCGTCGCTGTCCAAACGCCCGATGAATCGTGTGGCTAACCCTTTGCGGGAAATGGGCGCGGTGATCGAGACCGGGCCGGATGGGCGCCCGCCGCTGACTATCCTTGGCGGGCAGGCTTTGAAAGGCGTGGCCTACTCAATGCCGATGGCTAGCGCGCAGGTCAAATCCTGCCTGTTGCTGGCCGGGTTGTATGCCGAAGGTAAAACCGCGGTAACCGAGCCTGCGCCTACCCGTGACCATACCGAGCGCATGCTGCGCGGCTTTGGGTATCCGGTGACGGTAGAGGGCGCGACGGCGTCGGTGGAAGCGGGGCATGCGCTGACCGCGACCCATATAGAAGTGCCGGGGGATATATCCTCGTCGGCGTTTTTCCTGGTGGCGGCGTCGATTGCCGAGGGTTCCGAGCTGTTGCTGGAGCATGTCGGCATCAACCCGACCCGCACCGGGGTGATTGATATCCTGCGGCTGATGGGCGCGGATATCACCCTGCAAAACCAGCGCGAAGTGGGTGGCGAGCCTGTCGCAGACCTGCGCGTGCGCGCTGCCGCATTGAAAGGCATCGAGATCCCCGAAGCGCTGGTGCCATTGGCGATTGACGAGTTTCCGGTGCTGTTTGTCGCGGCGGCCTGTGCTGCCGGGCGCACTGTGTTGCGCGGTGCTGCAGAGCTGCGCGTGAAGGAATCCGACCGTATCCAGGTGATGGCCGACGGTCTGCTGGCGCTGGGGGTGAAGTGTGAACCGACCCCCGATGGGATTATCATTGACGGTGGCCTGATTGGCGGTGGCGAAGTGCATGCCGAGGGCGATCACCGGATCGCCATGGCGTTCAGCGTTGCTTCCCTACGGGCGGCGGCGCCGATTCGTATCCGTGACTGCGCCAATGTTGCTACGTCTTTTCCGAATTTTCTTACACTGTGTGCCCAAGTCGGCATCCGTGTTGCCCAAGAGGCTCAATTGTGA
- the hisC gene encoding histidinol-phosphate transaminase, which translates to MSGNFLALAQPGVQQLSPYVPGKPVDELARELNLDPSKIVKLASNENPLGPSPKVLAAIREELAELTRYPDGNGFALKSLLAEKCRVELNQVTLGNGSNDILELVGRAYLAPGLNAVFSEHAFAVYPIVTQAVGADARVIPAKNWGHDLPAMLAAIDAQTRVVFIANPNNPTGTWFDEQALNEFLQDVPEHVLVVLDEAYIEYAEGSDLPDGLDFLAAYPNLLVSRTFSKAYGLASLRVGYGLSTAVVADVLNRVRQPFNVNSLALAAACAAVKDAEYLEQGRRINESGMLQLQEGFAELGLGWIASKGNFICVDLGQVAAPVFQGLLREGVIVRPVANYGMPNHLRITIGLPAENSRFLEALAKVLARG; encoded by the coding sequence ATGAGTGGCAACTTCCTCGCCCTGGCTCAGCCGGGCGTGCAACAACTGTCGCCTTACGTTCCGGGCAAGCCTGTGGACGAGCTGGCGCGTGAGTTGAACCTGGACCCTTCCAAAATCGTCAAGCTGGCGAGCAACGAGAACCCGCTGGGCCCTAGCCCTAAAGTATTGGCGGCGATTCGTGAAGAGCTGGCCGAGCTGACGCGCTATCCGGACGGCAACGGCTTTGCCCTCAAGTCCCTGCTGGCGGAAAAATGCCGGGTCGAGCTGAACCAGGTGACCCTGGGTAACGGCTCCAACGACATCCTTGAGCTGGTGGGCCGCGCCTACCTGGCGCCGGGCCTGAACGCGGTGTTCAGCGAGCACGCGTTTGCGGTGTATCCGATCGTCACCCAGGCCGTTGGCGCCGATGCCCGCGTGATTCCTGCCAAGAACTGGGGGCATGATCTGCCGGCCATGCTGGCTGCCATCGACGCCCAGACCCGCGTGGTGTTTATCGCTAACCCGAACAACCCGACCGGCACCTGGTTTGATGAGCAGGCGCTTAACGAGTTTTTGCAGGACGTGCCGGAGCACGTGCTGGTGGTGCTGGACGAAGCCTACATCGAGTACGCCGAAGGCAGCGACCTGCCGGACGGCCTCGACTTCCTGGCGGCCTACCCGAACCTGCTGGTGTCGCGCACGTTCTCCAAGGCTTATGGCCTGGCCTCGTTGCGAGTTGGCTACGGCTTGTCCACGGCTGTTGTCGCGGACGTGCTGAACCGCGTGCGCCAGCCGTTCAACGTCAACAGCCTGGCCCTGGCGGCGGCCTGTGCGGCGGTGAAGGATGCCGAGTACTTGGAGCAAGGTCGCCGTATCAACGAAAGCGGCATGCTGCAATTGCAGGAAGGCTTTGCTGAGTTGGGTCTGGGCTGGATTGCGTCCAAGGGCAACTTTATCTGTGTCGACCTCGGCCAAGTGGCCGCGCCGGTCTTCCAGGGCCTGCTGCGCGAAGGCGTGATCGTGCGTCCGGTAGCCAACTACGGCATGCCGAACCACCTGCGCATCACCATTGGCTTGCCGGCTGAGAACAGCCGCTTCCTGGAGGCATTGGCCAAGGTTCTGGCTCGTGGTTGA
- the pheA gene encoding prephenate dehydratase — protein sequence MSEQELKALRVRIDSLDEKVLELISERARCAQEVARVKMASLAEGEVPVFYRPEREAQVLKRVMERNKGPLGNEEMARLFREIMSSCLALEQPLKVAYLGPEGTFTQAAAMKHFGHAVISKPMAAIDEVFREVAAGAVNFGVVPVENSTEGAVNHTLDSFLEHDMVICGEVELRIHHHLLVGESTKTDSISRIYSHAQSLAQCRKWLDAHYPNVERVAVSSNAEAAKRVKGEWNSAAIAGDMAAGLYGLTRLAEKIEDRPDNSTRFLMIGSQEVPPTGDDKTSIIVSMSNKPGALHELLVPFHDNGIDLTRIETRPSRSGKWTYVFFIDFIGHHRDPLVKGVLEKISQEAVALKVLGSYPKAVL from the coding sequence ATGTCTGAGCAAGAACTCAAGGCCCTGCGTGTACGCATTGACAGCCTGGACGAGAAAGTCCTGGAGCTGATCAGCGAGCGTGCGCGCTGTGCCCAGGAAGTGGCGCGGGTAAAAATGGCGTCCCTGGCTGAAGGCGAAGTGCCGGTGTTCTACCGGCCTGAGCGCGAAGCCCAGGTGCTCAAGCGCGTGATGGAGCGCAACAAAGGCCCGTTGGGCAACGAAGAGATGGCACGGTTGTTCCGTGAAATCATGTCCTCGTGCCTGGCGCTGGAGCAGCCGCTGAAAGTCGCGTACCTCGGTCCTGAAGGCACCTTCACTCAAGCCGCGGCCATGAAGCACTTCGGCCACGCGGTGATCAGCAAGCCGATGGCGGCGATCGACGAAGTGTTCCGTGAAGTGGCAGCCGGTGCGGTTAATTTTGGCGTGGTGCCGGTGGAAAACTCCACCGAAGGCGCGGTCAACCACACGCTGGACAGCTTCCTCGAGCACGACATGGTGATCTGTGGCGAAGTCGAGCTGCGCATCCACCACCACCTGCTGGTGGGCGAGAGCACCAAGACCGACAGCATCAGCCGTATCTACTCCCACGCGCAGTCGCTGGCCCAGTGCCGCAAGTGGCTGGATGCGCATTACCCGAATGTCGAGCGCGTGGCGGTGTCCAGCAACGCCGAGGCCGCCAAGCGGGTCAAGGGTGAGTGGAACTCGGCGGCGATCGCCGGCGATATGGCGGCTGGCCTGTACGGTCTGACGCGCCTGGCCGAAAAAATCGAGGATCGCCCGGATAACTCCACGCGTTTCCTGATGATCGGCAGCCAGGAAGTACCGCCGACCGGCGACGACAAGACCTCGATCATCGTCTCCATGAGCAACAAACCCGGCGCGCTGCATGAGCTGCTGGTGCCGTTCCACGATAACGGGATTGACCTGACGCGAATCGAAACTCGCCCTTCGCGCAGCGGTAAATGGACGTATGTGTTCTTTATCGACTTCATCGGCCACCACCGCGACCCACTGGTTAAAGGTGTGCTGGAGAAAATCAGTCAGGAAGCCGTGGCACTCAAGGTGCTGGGCTCTTACCCGAAAGCGGTTTTGTGA
- the gyrA gene encoding DNA gyrase subunit A, with amino-acid sequence MGELAKEILPVNIEDELKQSYLDYAMSVIVGRALPDARDGLKPVHRRVLFAMSELGNDWNKPYKKSARVVGDVIGKYHPHGDTAVYDTIVRMAQPFSLRYLLVDGQGNFGSVDGDNAAAMRYTEVRMTKLAHELLADLHKETVDWVPNYDGTEMIPAVMPTKIPNLLVNGSSGIAVGMATNIPPHNLGEVIDGCLALIDNPELTVDELMQYIPGPDFPTAAIINGRAGIIEAYRTGRGRIYMRARSMIEDIDKVGGRQQIVITELPYQLNKARLIEKIAELVKEKKLEGITELRDESDKDGMRVVIELRRGEVPEVILNNLYAQTQLQSVFGINVVALIDGRPRILNLKDLLEAFVRHRREVVTRRTVFELRKARERGHILEGQAVALSNIDPVIALIKASPTPSEAKEALIKMPWESSAVVAMVERAGADSCRPETLDPQYGLRDGKYFLSPEQAQAILELRLHRLTGLEHEKLLAEYQEILNQIGELIRILNSAVRLMEVIREELEVIRAEYGDVRRTEILDARLDLTLGDMIPEEERVVTISHGGYAKTQPLAAYQAQRRGGKGKSATGVKDEDYIAHLLVANSHTTLLLFSSKGKVYWLKTYEIPEASRAARGRPLVNLLPLDSDEYITTMLPVEEYTEGHFIFMATAKGTVKKTPLESFSRQRSVGLIALELDEGDVLISAAITDGEREVMLFSDGGKVTRFKESDVRAMGRTARGVRGMRLPEGQKLISMLIPEEGSQILTASERGYGKRTAISEFPEYKRGGQGVIAMVSNDRNGRLVGAVQVLDGEEIMLISDQGTLVRTRVAEVSSLGRNTQGVTLIKLAKDEKLVGLERVQEPSEVEGEELEGEEFEGEVIAAGDDNVDEPTLDAAADEEEPQE; translated from the coding sequence ATGGGCGAACTGGCCAAAGAAATCCTCCCGGTCAATATCGAAGACGAGCTGAAACAGTCCTACCTCGACTACGCGATGAGCGTAATTGTCGGTCGGGCACTGCCTGATGCGCGCGATGGCTTGAAGCCCGTGCACCGGCGTGTGCTGTTCGCGATGAGCGAGCTGGGTAACGACTGGAACAAGCCGTACAAGAAATCTGCCCGTGTTGTCGGTGACGTGATCGGTAAGTATCACCCTCACGGCGACACTGCGGTGTACGACACCATCGTTCGGATGGCCCAGCCATTTTCCCTGCGCTACCTGCTGGTAGACGGCCAGGGCAACTTCGGTTCGGTCGACGGCGACAACGCCGCGGCCATGCGATACACCGAAGTGCGCATGACCAAGCTGGCGCACGAGCTGCTGGCCGACCTGCATAAAGAAACCGTGGACTGGGTGCCGAACTACGACGGCACCGAAATGATCCCGGCCGTCATGCCGACCAAGATCCCCAACCTGCTGGTCAACGGTTCCAGCGGTATTGCCGTGGGCATGGCCACCAACATCCCGCCGCACAACCTCGGTGAAGTCATCGACGGTTGCCTGGCCCTTATCGACAACCCTGAGCTGACCGTCGATGAGCTGATGCAGTACATTCCCGGCCCGGACTTCCCGACCGCCGCGATCATCAACGGTCGCGCCGGTATCATTGAAGCCTACCGCACCGGCCGTGGCCGCATTTACATGCGCGCCCGCTCGATGATCGAAGACATCGACAAGGTCGGTGGCCGCCAGCAGATCGTCATCACCGAACTGCCGTACCAGCTGAACAAGGCGCGTCTGATCGAGAAGATCGCCGAGCTGGTTAAAGAGAAGAAACTGGAAGGCATCACCGAGCTGCGCGACGAGTCCGACAAAGACGGTATGCGCGTGGTGATCGAGCTGCGTCGTGGCGAAGTGCCTGAGGTGATCCTCAACAACCTCTACGCCCAGACCCAGCTGCAAAGCGTGTTTGGTATCAACGTGGTGGCCCTGATCGACGGCCGCCCGCGCATCCTGAACCTCAAGGATCTGCTGGAAGCCTTCGTCCGTCACCGTCGCGAAGTGGTTACCCGCCGCACCGTGTTCGAACTGCGCAAGGCCCGCGAGCGCGGCCACATCCTGGAAGGCCAGGCGGTCGCACTGTCGAACATCGACCCGGTCATCGCCCTGATCAAGGCTTCTCCGACGCCGTCGGAAGCCAAGGAAGCCCTGATCAAGATGCCGTGGGAATCCAGCGCCGTGGTGGCGATGGTTGAGCGTGCCGGTGCCGATTCGTGCCGCCCGGAGACCCTGGACCCGCAATACGGTCTGCGCGATGGCAAGTATTTCCTGTCGCCGGAACAGGCCCAGGCCATTCTGGAACTGCGCCTGCACCGCCTGACCGGTCTGGAGCACGAGAAGCTGCTGGCCGAGTACCAGGAGATTCTCAACCAGATCGGCGAGCTGATCCGCATCCTCAACAGCGCCGTGCGCCTGATGGAAGTGATCCGCGAAGAGCTGGAAGTGATCCGCGCCGAATACGGCGACGTGCGCCGCACCGAGATCCTCGATGCCCGCCTCGACCTGACGCTGGGTGACATGATCCCGGAAGAAGAGCGCGTGGTGACCATTTCCCACGGCGGCTACGCCAAGACCCAGCCTCTGGCTGCGTACCAGGCCCAGCGCCGTGGCGGTAAAGGTAAATCGGCTACCGGCGTGAAGGATGAGGACTACATCGCTCACCTGCTGGTCGCCAACAGCCACACCACGCTGCTGCTGTTCTCCAGCAAGGGCAAGGTGTACTGGCTGAAAACCTACGAAATTCCGGAAGCCTCGCGTGCCGCCCGTGGTCGTCCGTTGGTCAACCTGCTGCCGCTGGACAGTGATGAATACATCACCACCATGCTGCCGGTCGAGGAATACACCGAAGGTCACTTCATCTTCATGGCCACCGCCAAAGGCACCGTGAAGAAGACCCCGCTGGAATCCTTCAGCCGCCAGCGCAGCGTGGGCCTGATCGCCCTGGAGCTGGATGAAGGCGACGTACTGATCTCCGCCGCGATCACCGACGGCGAGCGTGAAGTCATGCTGTTCTCCGATGGCGGCAAGGTCACGCGCTTCAAGGAATCCGACGTGCGTGCCATGGGCCGTACCGCTCGCGGTGTGCGCGGCATGCGTCTGCCGGAAGGGCAGAAGCTGATTTCGATGCTGATTCCGGAAGAAGGCAGCCAGATCCTCACCGCTTCCGAGCGTGGTTATGGCAAACGCACCGCCATCAGCGAGTTCCCGGAGTACAAGCGTGGCGGCCAGGGCGTGATCGCCATGGTCAGCAACGATCGCAACGGCCGTCTGGTCGGCGCGGTCCAGGTGCTCGATGGCGAGGAAATCATGCTGATTTCCGACCAGGGCACCCTGGTACGTACCCGAGTGGCTGAAGTGTCGAGCCTGGGCCGTAACACCCAGGGCGTGACCTTGATCAAGCTGGCCAAGGACGAAAAACTGGTCGGCCTGGAGCGTGTGCAGGAGCCTTCGGAGGTCGAAGGCGAAGAGCTGGAAGGTGAGGAATTCGAAGGCGAGGTGATCGCAGCAGGCGATGACAACGTCGACGAGCCAACCCTCGATGCTGCCGCAGACGAAGAAGAACCGCAGGAATAA
- the mtnA gene encoding S-methyl-5-thioribose-1-phosphate isomerase, which produces MRDRLLAAEKVKAIDWRDGALHLLDQRSLPARESWVTCNTVEEVATAIRTMVVRGAPAIGISAAYGLVLAARERIAEGGDWQAAWEEDYALLADTRPTASNLFWALKRMRDRLDRLRKHADPQAVLEAEAIAIHESDREANLVMAQLGVERIRKHQGNAQAILTHGNAGALATGGVGTALGVIRAAFLEGLVEQVYVNETRPWLQGSRLTSWELAGEGIPVTVNADSAGAHILKTKGVTWVIVGADCIAANGDVINKIGTYQLAVCAMHHGVRFMVVAPSSTLDLMMATGDDVALEERDAGELLEVAGQRFAADVNAYNPVFDVTPADLIDVIVTEKGVVERPDTAKLAKLMCRKRLH; this is translated from the coding sequence ATGCGCGATCGACTGTTGGCAGCGGAGAAAGTGAAGGCCATCGATTGGCGTGATGGCGCACTGCACCTGCTCGATCAGCGTTCGCTGCCGGCCCGGGAAAGCTGGGTGACCTGCAACACCGTCGAGGAAGTGGCCACCGCCATTCGTACGATGGTGGTGCGCGGTGCACCGGCCATCGGCATCAGCGCCGCCTATGGCCTGGTGCTCGCCGCCCGAGAGCGGATCGCCGAGGGCGGTGACTGGCAGGCTGCGTGGGAAGAAGACTACGCGCTGCTGGCCGATACCCGTCCGACTGCGTCGAACCTGTTCTGGGCCCTCAAGCGTATGCGCGACCGCCTGGACCGCCTCCGCAAGCACGCCGACCCCCAGGCGGTGCTCGAGGCCGAAGCCATTGCGATTCATGAAAGTGATCGCGAAGCCAACCTGGTCATGGCCCAACTGGGCGTCGAGAGGATTCGCAAGCACCAGGGCAACGCTCAGGCGATCCTGACTCACGGCAATGCCGGTGCACTGGCCACGGGCGGTGTCGGTACGGCCCTGGGGGTCATTCGTGCGGCCTTCCTGGAAGGGCTGGTGGAGCAGGTCTACGTCAATGAAACCCGCCCTTGGCTGCAGGGCTCGCGGCTGACGTCCTGGGAGTTGGCGGGTGAGGGCATCCCGGTCACGGTGAATGCCGACTCCGCGGGCGCGCATATCCTCAAGACCAAGGGCGTGACCTGGGTGATCGTCGGCGCCGATTGCATTGCCGCCAATGGCGATGTGATCAACAAGATCGGTACTTACCAGCTGGCGGTGTGCGCCATGCACCATGGCGTGCGCTTTATGGTGGTGGCCCCCAGCTCCACCCTGGACTTGATGATGGCTACCGGCGATGACGTCGCCCTGGAAGAGCGCGATGCGGGCGAGTTGCTGGAAGTCGCCGGCCAGCGTTTTGCCGCCGATGTGAATGCCTATAATCCGGTGTTCGACGTGACCCCGGCCGACCTGATCGACGTGATCGTGACCGAAAAGGGCGTCGTCGAGCGACCGGACACCGCCAAGCTGGCCAAGTTGATGTGCCGTAAACGGTTGCATTGA
- a CDS encoding TRZ/ATZ family hydrolase, with protein MTPTAAPLDLLLLPTWLVPVEPAGVVLKEHGLGIRDGRIAFIGPRAAALKLAASEVRELPGMLLSPGLINAHGHAAMSLFRGLADDLPLMTWLEKHIWPAEAKWVDEAFVRDGTDLAIAEQLKGGITCFSDMYFYPKVASDCVHNSGMRAQIAIPILDFPIPGASTADEAIRQGIELFGDLKHHPRIKITFGPHAPYTVCDANLEKIRVIAEELDATIHMHVHETAFEVQQAVEQTGERPLARLGRLGLLGPRFQAVHMTQISEDDLALLVESNTSIIHCPESNLKLASGFCPVERLWQAGVNVAIGTDGAASNNDLDLLGETRTAAMLAKAVAGSATALDAHRALRMATLNGARAMGLESEIGSLEVGKAADIVAFDLCGLAQQPIYDPVSTLIYATGRDCVKHLWVAGKQLLDDRQLTRMDEQQLTATAIAWGERISGHSE; from the coding sequence ATGACACCGACTGCCGCCCCGCTCGACTTATTGCTGCTGCCCACCTGGCTGGTACCTGTCGAGCCTGCCGGTGTCGTGCTCAAGGAGCACGGCCTGGGCATTCGCGACGGGCGCATCGCGTTTATCGGCCCCCGCGCAGCGGCGCTGAAGCTTGCGGCCAGCGAGGTCCGCGAGCTGCCCGGCATGCTGCTCAGCCCCGGCCTGATCAATGCCCACGGGCACGCGGCGATGAGCCTGTTTCGCGGCCTGGCCGATGACCTGCCGCTGATGACCTGGCTCGAAAAACACATCTGGCCCGCCGAGGCCAAGTGGGTCGATGAAGCCTTCGTGCGTGACGGCACCGATCTGGCCATCGCCGAACAGCTCAAGGGCGGCATCACGTGTTTCTCCGACATGTACTTCTACCCCAAGGTCGCCAGCGATTGCGTGCACAACAGCGGCATGCGCGCACAGATCGCGATTCCGATCCTCGACTTCCCGATCCCCGGCGCCAGCACCGCCGACGAGGCGATTCGCCAGGGCATCGAGCTGTTCGGCGACCTCAAGCACCACCCGCGCATCAAGATCACCTTCGGCCCCCACGCACCCTACACTGTGTGTGACGCCAACCTGGAAAAAATCCGCGTGATCGCCGAAGAGCTGGACGCCACGATCCATATGCATGTGCATGAAACGGCGTTTGAGGTACAACAGGCCGTCGAGCAGACCGGCGAGCGGCCATTGGCCCGCCTGGGTCGCCTAGGCTTGCTGGGCCCGCGCTTCCAGGCGGTTCATATGACCCAAATCAGCGAGGATGACCTGGCTTTACTGGTAGAAAGCAACACCAGCATCATCCACTGCCCGGAATCGAACCTGAAACTGGCCAGCGGCTTTTGCCCGGTGGAGCGTCTGTGGCAGGCTGGGGTCAATGTGGCCATCGGCACCGACGGCGCCGCCAGCAATAATGACCTGGACCTGCTGGGCGAGACCCGCACCGCGGCGATGCTGGCCAAGGCCGTCGCCGGGTCGGCCACCGCACTGGATGCCCACCGCGCCCTGCGCATGGCCACGCTCAACGGCGCCCGTGCCATGGGCCTGGAAAGCGAGATCGGCTCGCTGGAAGTCGGCAAGGCGGCGGATATCGTGGCCTTCGATCTTTGCGGGCTGGCGCAACAACCGATCTACGATCCGGTCTCAACGCTTATATATGCCACCGGACGCGATTGTGTGAAACACCTTTGGGTCGCCGGCAAGCAGTTACTCGACGACCGGCAATTGACCCGCATGGATGAACAGCAGTTGACCGCCACAGCCATTGCCTGGGGCGAACGCATCAGCGGGCACAGCGAATAA
- the ubiG gene encoding bifunctional 2-polyprenyl-6-hydroxyphenol methylase/3-demethylubiquinol 3-O-methyltransferase UbiG: MSNVDHAEIAKFEALAHRWWDRESEFKPLHDINPLRVNWIDERVNLAGKKVLDVGCGGGILSEAMAQRGATVMGIDMGEAPLAVAQLHQLESGVSVEYRQITAEALAEELPEQFDVVTCLEMLEHVPDPSSVIRACFRMVKPGGQVFFSTINRNPKAYLFAIIGAEYIMKLLPRGTHDFKKFIRPSELGAWSRQAGLTVKDIIGLTYNPLTKHYKLASDVDVNYMIQTLREE; the protein is encoded by the coding sequence ATGAGCAACGTCGACCACGCCGAAATCGCCAAATTCGAAGCCCTGGCTCACCGCTGGTGGGACCGCGAAAGCGAATTCAAACCCCTGCACGACATCAACCCATTGCGGGTGAACTGGATTGACGAGCGCGTCAACCTGGCCGGCAAGAAGGTATTGGACGTCGGTTGCGGCGGCGGCATCCTCAGTGAAGCGATGGCCCAGCGCGGCGCCACCGTGATGGGCATCGACATGGGCGAAGCACCGTTGGCCGTGGCCCAGCTGCATCAGCTGGAATCCGGCGTGAGCGTGGAGTACCGCCAGATCACCGCCGAGGCCCTGGCCGAAGAGCTGCCCGAGCAGTTCGACGTGGTCACCTGCCTTGAAATGCTGGAACACGTGCCGGACCCGTCCTCGGTAATCCGCGCCTGTTTCCGCATGGTCAAGCCGGGCGGCCAGGTGTTCTTCTCCACCATCAACCGTAATCCCAAGGCCTACCTGTTCGCGATCATCGGCGCCGAATACATCATGAAGCTGCTGCCGCGCGGCACCCATGATTTCAAGAAATTCATCCGCCCTTCCGAGCTGGGCGCCTGGAGCCGTCAGGCCGGCCTGACCGTCAAGGACATCATTGGCCTGACCTACAACCCGCTGACCAAGCACTACAAGCTGGCCAGCGACGTTGACGTCAACTACATGATCCAGACCCTGCGCGAGGAGTGA